CCACCGTCACGGATTTCGCGAGATTGCGCGGCTTGTCGACGTCGGTGCCGCGCGCGCACGCGGTGTGATACGCGAGCAACTGCAGCGGCACGACGTGCAGGATCGGCGACAGCGGCCCGTAATGCTCGGGCATCCGGATCACGTGCAGCCCTTCGTCGTTGACGATGTGCGTGTCCGCGTCGGCGAACACGTACAGCTCGCCGCCGCGCGCGCGCACTTCCTGCATGTTCGATTTCAGCTTCTCGAGCAGCGTGTCGTTCGGCGCGACGGTGACGACCGGCATCGCCTCCGTCACGAGCGCGAGCGGCCCGTGCTTCAGTTCGCCCGCCGGATACGCTTCCGCGTGGATGTACGAGATCTCCTTGAGCTTCAGCGCGCCTTCGAGCGAGATCGGATAGTGCAGCCCACGGCCGAGGAACAGCGCGTTTTCCTTACGCGCGAACTCTTCGGACCACGCGATGATCTGCGGCTCGAGCGCGAGCACGCTGTTGAGCGCGGCGGGCAGGTGGCGCAACTGCTTCAGGTAATCGGCTTCGCGGGCCGCGTCGACGTGGCCGCGCAGCTTGCCGAGCGTCGCCGCGAGCACGAACAGCGCGACGAGCTGCGTCGTGAACGCCTTCGTCGAAGCGACGCCGATCTCGGTGCCCGCGTGCGTGAGGAACTGCAGCTCGGTCTGGCGCACCATCGCGCTCGTCGCGACGTTGCAGATCGCGAGCGTGTGCGCGTGGCCGAGCGCCTGCGCGTGCTTGAGCGCGGCGAGCGTATCGGCCGTCTCGCCCGACTGCGAGATCACGACGACGAGCGCGCGCGGGTTCGGCACCGATTCGCGATAGCGGTATTCGCTCGCGATCTCGACTTGCGTCGGGATTTTCGCGATCGATTCGAGCCAGTACTTCGCGGTGAGGCCCGAGTAGTAGCTGGTGCCGCACGCGAGGATCAGCAGGCTGTCGATGCCCGCGAATACGCTGCCCGCGCGCTCGCCGAACAGCGACGGATCGAACGCGTCCGCTTGCGCAATCGTGTCGGCGATCGCGCGCGGCTGCTCGAAGATTTCCTTCTGCATGAAGTGCCGATACGGGCCGAGCTCGACCGCGCCGCCGTATGCGGCGACGACGCGCACCTCGCGCACGGCGCGCGCGCCGTCGCGATCGACGATCGTCACGCCCGCGAGCGTCAGCTCGCAGACGTCGCCTTCCTCGAGGAACGTGAAGCGATCGGTGCTGCCCGCGAGCGCGAGCGCGTCGGACGCGAGGAAGTTCTCTTGTTCGCCGAAGCCGACGACGAGCGGCGAGCCCTGGCGCGCGCCGACGACGGTGTGCGGCTCGTCCTGGTGGATCACCGCGATCGCGTACGCGCCGTGCAACTGCTTGACGGCTTCCTGCACGGCCGCGAACAGGTTGCCGCGATAGAGGCTGTGGATCAGGTGCGCGATGACTTCGGTGTCGGTCTGCGATACGAACGCGTAGCCCTTCGCGCGCAGCCCCTCGCGCAGCGGCTCGAAGTTCTCGATGATGCCGTTGTGCACGAGCGCGAGCGCGTTCGACGAGAA
Above is a window of Burkholderia thailandensis E264 DNA encoding:
- the glmS gene encoding glutamine--fructose-6-phosphate transaminase (isomerizing), encoding MCGIVGAVAQRNIVPVLIEGLRRLEYRGYDSCGVAVLGAGAPAPGAPRRARSVARVADLDAQVRESHLGGVTGIAHTRWATHGAPVTHNAHPIFSSNALALVHNGIIENFEPLREGLRAKGYAFVSQTDTEVIAHLIHSLYRGNLFAAVQEAVKQLHGAYAIAVIHQDEPHTVVGARQGSPLVVGFGEQENFLASDALALAGSTDRFTFLEEGDVCELTLAGVTIVDRDGARAVREVRVVAAYGGAVELGPYRHFMQKEIFEQPRAIADTIAQADAFDPSLFGERAGSVFAGIDSLLILACGTSYYSGLTAKYWLESIAKIPTQVEIASEYRYRESVPNPRALVVVISQSGETADTLAALKHAQALGHAHTLAICNVATSAMVRQTELQFLTHAGTEIGVASTKAFTTQLVALFVLAATLGKLRGHVDAAREADYLKQLRHLPAALNSVLALEPQIIAWSEEFARKENALFLGRGLHYPISLEGALKLKEISYIHAEAYPAGELKHGPLALVTEAMPVVTVAPNDTLLEKLKSNMQEVRARGGELYVFADADTHIVNDEGLHVIRMPEHYGPLSPILHVVPLQLLAYHTACARGTDVDKPRNLAKSVTVE